A single genomic interval of Paenibacillus macerans harbors:
- the sufC gene encoding Fe-S cluster assembly ATPase SufC, with product MTTLKIEDLRSKIEGKEILKGLTLEIHGGEIHAIMGPNGTGKSTLASALMGHPKYEVTDGKVTLDNEDLLEMEVDERARAGLFLAMQYPSEIAGVTNSDFLRSAINARREEGDEISLIRFIREMESKMKGLEMNPEFAHRYLNEGFSGGEKKRNEILQMMLLEPKFVILDEVDSGLDIDALRIVANGVNEMRSPDRGFLIITHYQRLLNYITPDFVHVMMQGRIVKSGGPELAHRLEAEGYDWVKEELGITDETVAEEV from the coding sequence ATGACGACCTTAAAGATTGAGGATTTGAGATCCAAGATTGAAGGGAAAGAGATTTTAAAAGGGCTCACACTGGAGATTCATGGCGGAGAGATTCATGCGATTATGGGACCTAATGGGACGGGAAAAAGCACATTGGCTTCGGCCTTAATGGGCCATCCCAAATACGAAGTTACGGATGGCAAGGTGACGCTGGACAATGAAGACCTTCTGGAGATGGAGGTGGATGAGCGTGCCCGGGCGGGCTTGTTTCTCGCGATGCAATACCCTAGTGAAATTGCCGGCGTAACGAACTCGGACTTTCTCAGAAGCGCCATCAATGCACGGCGTGAAGAAGGCGATGAGATCTCCCTAATCCGTTTTATCCGTGAAATGGAGAGCAAAATGAAAGGGCTGGAGATGAATCCGGAATTCGCGCATCGTTATTTGAATGAGGGATTCTCCGGCGGCGAAAAAAAGCGGAATGAAATTTTGCAAATGATGCTGCTTGAACCCAAGTTTGTGATTCTGGACGAAGTGGATTCCGGGCTTGATATTGATGCTCTGCGTATTGTGGCTAATGGTGTTAATGAGATGCGCAGCCCGGATCGAGGTTTTTTAATCATTACCCACTATCAACGCCTGTTGAATTATATCACTCCGGATTTTGTGCATGTCATGATGCAAGGCCGGATTGTCAAATCCGGCGGCCCGGAGCTTGCCCATCGTCTGGAGGCTGAAGGGTACGATTGGGTCAAAGAGGAGCTTGGGATTACGGATGAGACAGTGGCAGAAGAAGTTTAA
- the sufD gene encoding Fe-S cluster assembly protein SufD, which translates to MNANALRAWSSAIGEPHWLLERRIQALKLAGTLELPKVEKTKLEKWDLYETGDYKAEKPWSSLEEAPEVVRGLAASPVKGGLIVQANSDVVYTELAESLAARGVILTDLHTAAKEHEELVQRYLYQAVKPEEHRLSAAHSALWSGGVFLYVPDGVEVEAPIQAIFLNDTSGVRFAPHVLIVAGSNSKVTYVDHCLSSGDDVKALHNGVVEVFAGAGSKVQVASVHQLAAGTTDFTERRAVVLADGAVEWIIGEMNKGNTASDTKTLLQGNGSVSDTKVIAIGTGIQKSSYTTQAQHFGRSSVSQMITRAVMLEEATAIINGITKIEKGATHCDGQQTERVLMLSPKARGDANPILLIDEDDVTAGHAASVGQVNAEQIYYLMSRGISRSEAEYLVIFGFLAPVISEIPLEGVRGRLQDLVESKLGRS; encoded by the coding sequence ATGAACGCGAACGCTTTACGTGCTTGGTCAAGTGCTATAGGTGAGCCTCATTGGCTGCTGGAACGCCGGATTCAGGCACTCAAGCTGGCAGGGACGCTGGAGCTGCCTAAAGTGGAGAAAACGAAACTTGAGAAATGGGATCTCTACGAAACCGGAGATTACAAAGCGGAGAAGCCGTGGTCAAGTTTGGAAGAGGCGCCGGAGGTTGTTCGAGGTTTGGCTGCTTCTCCAGTGAAAGGCGGACTGATCGTTCAGGCCAATTCGGATGTAGTGTATACGGAATTGGCCGAGAGCTTAGCCGCCCGGGGAGTTATTTTAACGGACCTGCACACTGCGGCAAAAGAGCATGAGGAATTGGTTCAACGTTATCTCTATCAGGCAGTGAAGCCGGAAGAGCATCGTTTATCTGCTGCACACAGCGCCTTATGGAGTGGCGGCGTTTTCCTATATGTCCCGGACGGTGTCGAGGTTGAAGCGCCGATTCAGGCGATCTTTCTTAACGATACCAGCGGGGTGCGTTTCGCTCCTCACGTCTTAATTGTGGCCGGGAGCAACAGCAAGGTCACTTATGTGGATCATTGTTTGTCGAGCGGGGATGATGTTAAGGCGTTGCATAACGGTGTGGTTGAAGTCTTCGCGGGGGCAGGCTCAAAGGTGCAAGTCGCTTCGGTTCATCAGCTTGCTGCAGGAACAACGGATTTCACCGAGCGGCGAGCGGTTGTTCTTGCCGATGGCGCGGTGGAATGGATTATCGGCGAAATGAATAAGGGGAATACCGCCAGCGATACCAAGACATTGCTTCAAGGCAATGGGTCGGTATCCGACACGAAGGTGATTGCGATTGGCACGGGCATTCAAAAATCGAGCTACACCACGCAAGCCCAGCATTTTGGCAGAAGCTCGGTGAGCCAGATGATTACGCGTGCCGTCATGCTTGAGGAAGCTACCGCCATTATCAACGGAATTACAAAGATTGAAAAAGGCGCTACCCATTGCGATGGTCAGCAAACCGAACGCGTGCTTATGTTAAGTCCTAAAGCGCGCGGCGATGCCAATCCGATCCTGCTGATCGATGAGGATGATGTAACCGCTGGCCATGCTGCATCCGTGGGGCAGGTCAATGCGGAACAAATCTATTATCTGATGTCGCGCGGGATATCACGGAGTGAAGCTGAATATCTTGTTATTTTCGGATTCCTCGCTCCTGTCATTTCGGAAATTCCGCTGGAGGGAGTTCGCGGTCGTCTGCAAGATTTGGTGGAGAGCAAGCTTGGCAGATCCTAG
- the sufB gene encoding Fe-S cluster assembly protein SufB translates to MAKKAPDMGEYKYGFRDQHQSIFQSGKGLTEEIVREISRIKEEPEWMLDFRLKALKQFYKMPMPGWGADLAGLNLDDIQYYVRPSEKQGKTWEEVPSEIKATFDKLGIPEAEQKFLAGVSAQYESEVIYHSMRKELEEQGVIFLDTDTALKQYPEVFKQYFGTIIPPADNKFAALNSAVWSGGSFVYIPRGVQCEVPIQGYFRINSENMGQFERTLIIAEEGSFVHYVEGCTAPIYSTSSLHSGVIEIICRKDSRVRYTTIQNWAPNIYNLVTQRAVAEENATMEWVDGNIGSKATMKYPAVILKGRGAKGSILSIAVAGKDQHQDAGAKVIHLAPETTSTIISKSISKQGGKVNYRGLSSFSRDSAGSKSNIKCDTLILDNLSTSDTIPYNEIKNDQITLEHEATVSKVSEEQLFYLMSRGLTEQDATQMIVMGFIEPFTKELPMEYAVEMNRLIQFEMEGSIG, encoded by the coding sequence ATGGCTAAAAAAGCGCCGGATATGGGCGAATATAAGTATGGGTTTCGAGACCAGCACCAGTCTATTTTTCAATCCGGAAAAGGCCTGACTGAAGAGATTGTCCGGGAAATTTCCCGAATCAAGGAAGAGCCGGAATGGATGCTCGATTTTCGGCTGAAAGCTTTGAAACAATTCTACAAAATGCCAATGCCTGGGTGGGGAGCGGATTTGGCCGGGCTAAATCTGGATGACATCCAATATTACGTTCGCCCTTCTGAAAAACAGGGGAAGACCTGGGAGGAGGTTCCTTCCGAGATTAAAGCCACCTTTGACAAGCTGGGGATTCCTGAGGCGGAGCAAAAGTTCCTGGCGGGCGTATCCGCTCAATACGAGTCGGAAGTCATCTATCACAGTATGCGGAAGGAACTGGAGGAGCAGGGCGTTATTTTCCTTGATACGGATACGGCCTTAAAGCAATATCCTGAAGTGTTCAAGCAATATTTCGGTACGATCATCCCGCCCGCCGACAATAAATTTGCGGCGCTTAACAGTGCGGTTTGGTCGGGCGGCAGCTTTGTATACATTCCGCGGGGCGTTCAGTGTGAGGTTCCGATACAAGGGTATTTCCGTATCAATTCCGAAAATATGGGCCAATTCGAGCGGACATTAATTATTGCCGAAGAGGGGAGTTTTGTCCATTACGTTGAAGGATGTACAGCACCTATTTATAGTACCAGTTCCCTGCATAGCGGAGTTATCGAAATTATTTGCCGGAAAGATTCCCGTGTCCGTTACACAACCATCCAGAATTGGGCTCCTAATATCTACAACTTGGTAACCCAAAGGGCTGTGGCAGAGGAAAACGCCACAATGGAATGGGTGGACGGCAACATCGGCTCCAAGGCAACAATGAAGTATCCGGCTGTAATCTTGAAAGGACGGGGAGCCAAGGGGTCCATCCTTTCCATTGCCGTAGCCGGTAAAGATCAGCATCAGGATGCCGGCGCGAAGGTCATTCACCTTGCTCCCGAGACAACCTCTACGATCATATCCAAATCTATCAGCAAACAGGGCGGCAAAGTCAACTACCGGGGGTTGTCCAGCTTCAGCCGCGATTCCGCAGGGTCCAAATCCAATATTAAGTGCGATACGTTGATTTTGGATAATCTCTCAACATCAGATACCATTCCGTACAATGAAATTAAAAACGATCAGATTACTTTGGAGCACGAGGCAACCGTATCCAAAGTGTCCGAGGAGCAATTATTTTACTTAATGAGCCGAGGGCTTACAGAACAGGATGCCACACAAATGATTGTAATGGGCTTTATTGAGCCGTTTACCAAAGAATTGCCAATGGAATATGCCGTTGAAATGAATCGGCTGATTCAATTTGAGATGGAAGGAAGCATCGGTTAA